Genomic segment of Strigops habroptila isolate Jane chromosome 12, bStrHab1.2.pri, whole genome shotgun sequence:
CTGTTCCATAATCAGTGACTGAGCATAGAGGTATGCTTTATGTTAAGCATTGAGAGTCGTGTATTTTCCAAGTTGTCCATGTGCTAAGGAAGCTGATACTTCCATGACTGGGTCTTTATCAGAGTTGCATATCGCTTATGCAATTGAGACTACTTCATATTGCTTCCAAGTGGTGTGATGGGCAGAGAAATCTCTTTGCATGTGTCCGTGTTGCAATCCATGGTCTCACTAAGGAGAAGCTGCTtgtgcagcttttctttctgtggtgtCTGTCTGCAAATGTAGCTTTCCTGTTCACACAATGAGAAATTCTGTCTATGTACGTCTGTGACAGGGCAGGTGTAAAGTTTTGTCTTGATATAATCTAAAACCTCTATAAGATGTAAAAGATGGTGTAAAGGTTCAGTTTGTCCTGGTTGTTTGATCAGGCTCACAGTCATAAGTCCATGCCTTTACCTCTTCTTTTATTGTCCAAAGAAATTGCCTTGAGGGAATGTGGCTACTGTCTGTGGTGTGAGCTCTTGCAGAGTTTTTACCAACTAGATCCCTCCCTTGTGTACCTGCTACAGCTGACATACTTTGAAATGTTAAGCTATGATGCTTTCACTTCCGCATGTTCCCCATTCTTGCCTTGTTTGTTGTCCAGGTCTAAAGCTGGGCCTCACTGTGGCTGCtaacactgaaaacattaaaagatcTCTTGCACTTGTCGGACTGGGGCAATAGTTTCCATCCATAACCTGAAGGTGTTCAGCTACCAAGAAAGACTTTGATATACCTGCTTCCTGAGATGTCCTGGAATGACATGCTCCTTAACTTGTGGCTGGCACATGGCCAAAATGCTGGGGTTTGTTCATGGTGTAACTAATGGCTGTAAATGCAGAGCAAGGAGGCTGAGAGACggctgagaaaaagaaatacaggtagataaatattttccttgggCAATGGTTTGATTTTCTGCCTTGTGCCAAGGACTGTGCCATTTCTCTGTGTGATTCTGTTTTCCTGGGTCTGAGAAGCAATGGTATTAGAGCATTTGAACCATAAATCAGCATGTAGAAAGCTGATGCAAGGGTATAACGCCTTATAAATCTAGTGGGAAACCTCCTTTCTCCAAGTTGTATTTCCCTGTAACATTACAGTGTAGAGTTCCTCCACAGCTGTAGTTACACTTCCTTTCAGGGCATTGTTTCCCCAACGGTTGTGGTTCTTCCCCTATTTTCAGTAgtgcttttgcatttgaaacTGTGCGTGTTGTTTTGCAGCAAGTAATTACTTTCAGGCACATAAGATAGGATTGTAAATGTGAGGAGaatgaagcagaagctgaaagagaATCTGTTGCACTGTTAAATACTGAGCTGACCATGATAAGGCATTTCCTCTTACTTCTTCATATTTTGAGGGATGATCACACCACAGAGTAGAAAACAATTGCTGGGAGCTGGTGACTATTAAACTGCACCCCCTACAACGTAGGGCAGAGGAAGATTTTAGGCCCACAAAGCAGCTTGAGATAGAAATGACTTCCAGGTGCTCTCAGGGATGAATTTCAATGCCTGCAGTGAGGAGCAAGACAACTTCCAGGTAAGTTTTCTGACAACACTTTCTCTTCTAATGCTTCCTTGCCTTGCTTGTCTGATTTATGGGTTTGCAACTCCAGATGATGGAGTCAGGAACATGTGATTGATGCTCAGTGTTtgagattttttccttcctatttttttcctgaaacaaaggACTCTCAACTTAGCAACTGATGAACAAGAGTTCGTTGATTAATACTGTTTTGGTGTTGGACTCAATAAGGAAATGCGCGTGTTGTCCATGAATGGAGAAGTGACAGATTGTTCCACCCAAATGAATGCTCCTACTCTCAGCCTTGTGCCATCATGCCTTTTTGTGAAGGGCACCTGCAGAAATGGCAGCAGTAGTGGAATGAATTCATTTCCTCTGAGCTTGATTTCCTTGTTCTCTCTGTGCAATTATTATTCAGTTTGTCTTCCATGGTGGGTGGCAGTTCCCTCTTCCTTATTGTTCCTTATCTGTCTTTCCTATAGCTGTGTAGAATGGGATCTAAACCAGCCTTCTATAGCAGAAGCGGTTGCCAAGGGCTGGTGACTTTCTTTTCTAAGGCTTCCTTTCCTTGCTTGTGTGATTTACGGTTTTGGTGTGTTCTTCTTGATTTCCTAGGTGCATAGGTTTAGCTGTAAGGTCACATCTATTCCATTTGCATGGGGGTATTTCCCATACGCACATTTGGTGTTTacagctgggaagaggaaggtttTCATAGGCCTCCGGGTGCTCATCCAGGCATAGCTGGCTGCATCAAAAGTGTGCAAAGTGGCAACCCAACCCAGCCAAGGTTTCCAGGAACACAGAGGGACAATGCATGCCGGGTGTTCCACAGACAGTCCCCCATGACATGTTGGCTACTCTGGATAGATATGGATAGGCAAGTGGATATGTTGGATAGATATGGGTTAGACAAGTGGGCTATAACATGGTCTGAGTTCAAGTCCACTACCTTTAGTCCTCACAATTCTCCATCAGTGTTAATCGTTATTCTAAATGAGAATCAAATTTGAGCAATTCAGAGTAAACTGAAATTTGCCCTGACTAAGAGTAATACTACTTTCAAAGCTTTCTATAGATAGAGAAACATTCTTTCTGTGGGCAGCTGCCGCTGCTCTTATGATCCCGACCCGCGAAACCCCGGGAGCGCCGCCATCACCCGGCTGCGGTGGCGTCGCGGCGCCTCCGGGTGCCGCTGTTGGCCGACGCGAAGCGGCGCCGCAGCCGCAGCCGGAGCCGCCGCAGCGTCCTGCCCCCGCAGCCTGCTCGCTCGCCCGGCGCCGGCCAGAGCGGCAGCGGCACGGGCAGCAGCGGCGTCCGAGCCGGCGCCGAGCTCGCTGCCCTCCGGCAGCCCCTGCGCTCGCTGCGGAGAGGGGCTGGAAGCGAGGGAAGGCAGcggcaggaaggaggagggacGAGGCGAGCGCTGCCGAGAATGGcgggcaggcagaggcagatgCGGCGGCCAGGGGCCGAGCGAGTGCTGCTGCCcactttgctgctgtgctggtgctgccggGCGGCGCCGGAGCGGCTCCGCTACGCCATCCCCgaggagctgggcagaggctcGCTGGTGGGTCCTCTGGCGCGGGACCTGGGGCTGAGCCCCGCGGAGCTGCCGACACGGAACCTGCTGCTTAGCGCCGAGAAGCAGTACTTTACCATGAGTGGGGAGAACGGGAACCTGTACGTGAGCGAGAGGCTGGACCGGGAGGAGATGTGCGGCGAGTCGGCGTCCTGCTCCGTCAGTTTCGAGGCGGTGGTGCAGAACCCGCTCAATGTTTTCCACGTCGATGTGGCTATCCAGGACGTGAACGACAACGCGCCGCGGTTTCCGCAGGACAGTTTCCAGCTGGAGATCAACGAGCTCACTTCTCCCGGCGCCCGCTTTGCCTTGGGCATGGCGGAAGATGCAGACGTGGGCAGCAATTCGCTACAGGGCTACGAGCTAGAGGCCAACGGGTACTTCGTGGTGGAGGCGAAGGAGAGCAAGGACGGCCGCAAGTTAGCGGAGCTGGTGCTGCGCCGGGCGCTGGACCGGGAGCGAGAGCAGAGCCTGCGGCTGGCGCTGACGGCGGTGGACGGCGGAGACCCGCCCCGGAGCGGCACCGCCCAGCTCTGCATCAACGTCACAGACGCCAACGACAACGCCCCCGTGTTCGCGCAGGAGCGGTACCGCGTGAGCCTGCGGGAGGACGCGCTGCCGGGCTCGACGGTGCTGAACGTGTCCGCCTCCGACGCCGACGCCGGCAGCAACGCCCGCATCACCTACGGCTTCGGGAAAATGCCGGCCAAGGTGCTTCAGAAGTTTATGGTAGACGCGGAGAGCGGGAGGATCACGCTGCAGGAGTCGCTGGACTTCGAGGACACGCGTAGCTACACGCTGTTAGTGGAAGCGAGGGATGGGGGCGGTCTTCTAACGCACTGCGAGGTGGAGGTGGAGGTGCTGGACGTGAACGACAACGCGCCCGAAATCACGGTGCTGTCGGTGTCGAGCCTAGTGCCCGAGGACGCGCCGGCCGGCACGGTGGTGGCCCTGGTGAACGTGAAGGACCCGGACTCCGGGGAGAACGGTCAGGTGTGGTGCGAGCTGTCGGGCGAGGCGCCGCTGTCGCTGGTGGCGTCGTCGGGCGGCTCGTACAAGGTGGTGACGGCGAGCTTGCTGGACCGGGAGCAGGTGTCGGAACACCGGGTGACGGTGGTGGCGAGGGACCGGGGCAGCCCGGCGCTGTCGAGCAGCACGGCGCTGGTGCTGGAGGTGTCGGACGTGAACGACAACGCGCCGGTGTTCGAGGAGGCCGCCTATAGCGCCTACGTGGCGGAGAACAACGCTGCGGGCGCGCCGGTGCTTCGCGTGAGCGCGCGGGACGCGGACGCAGGTGCCAACGGGCGCGTGAGCTACTCGTTGGCGGGCGGGAGCGCGGGCGGGGCGCCGTACGTGTCTGTGGAGGCGCAGAGCGGCGCGGTGTACGCGCAGCGCTCCTTCGATTACGAGCAGTGCCGCGAGTTCGCCGTGGTGGTGCGGGCGCAGGACGGCGGGGCACCGGCGCGGAGCTCGACGGCGACGGTGCACGTCTTCGTGTTGGACCGCAACGACAACGCGCCGCGGGTGCTGTGGCCCGCGGCGGGCGCGGTGGCAGAGCCAGCCCCGTTTGAGGTGGTGCCGCGGTCGGCCGAGGCCGGGTACCTGGTGACCAAGGTGGTGGCGGTGGACGCGGATGCGGGGCGCAACGCGTGGCTGTCATACGAGCTGGTGCAGGCGCCGGAGTCGGCGCTGTTCCGCGTGGGGCTGCACAGCGGCGAGGTGCGCACGGCGCGGGCCGTGTCGGAGAGGGACGCGGCGAAGCAGCGGCTCGTGGCCGTGGTGAAGGACCACGGGCAGCCGGCGCTGTCGGCCACGGCCACGCTGCACGTGGTGCTGGCCGAGAGCTTGCAGGAGGCGCTGCCGGAGCTGAGCGAGCGGGCGGCGGGCGCCGAGTCGGCGGCGGAGCTGCAGTTCTCCCTCGTGCTGGCGCTGGCGCTCCTGTCCGCGCTCTTCCTGCTGAGCGTGGCGCTGGCCGTGCTGGCAAGGGGCCGCCGTGCCGGGCCGCCCGCCGTGCTGCGCTGCCTGGGCGCTCAGCGCTTCTCCGGGGCGGGCGCCGCCTTCCCGGCCGACTTCTGCGAGGGCACCTTGCCCTACTCCTACAACCTGTGCGTGGCGCCGGGTCGCGCTGTCGCCGAGGCCTCTTGGCCGCCTCCGCCGCTGCCTATCCTGCCCGCGGAGGAGCTTCTCGGCGGGGACACCTGCGAGAAGCGAAGCCCGAGTAGCAGCGCCGGCGCGGGAGAGCCGCATGCAGAGCCCGACCCACCGCAGGTCTGTAAGGCGGCGTTTAGGTCCTTATCTTGGGGTCTTTCCAAACCAGCTGTGTGCTTTCACTCGTCTTTGCTCTGCTGGGGTTGGGAGGGGAGGTCATGCCGGTCTCTGTTTCCAAGAACGAAAGAAATAATCTTATCCCGTGGCCTTTTTTGGGGAACATTCACTCTGAACAGCCACTTTTTGGCGTGTGACCAGCCACCACACGTATATTCCTCGTGGGTGAGTTCTTGCTGTTAATTGGCTCTTGACGGGTTAGTTTTGTCCAGGCGTTATTTGTCGAAGTTGTTTTTGCAACTAtgtcttattttttcttctctctttttctactATTTCTGATCACAGTGTGCGTGTGCatcactgcctgctgctgagTTACTCTAGAGAAGGGCCCCAAGTCCTAGGCAGAAGTGTCAGGCTGTAATGGAAAATTTCCAAGTGCTGGTGGGAGAAGCTGGAGCAGTGCAGGGTCGTCCAGAGAAGCCTCTGGAATGTAGGGGGAAATTAACAAAGTCCTGAGGAGGACTCTGTCTGAAGCGGGAATTTTATCGCTGCCTTGTGCTATTATTGCTTGGGATTTTTGAAATTAATGTGGCTGATGGCGTTCTGGTCTGATACAGTTTTGATCTGCTGAAAGGGTGAGGGAAAAGTCGTTCTAGCACAACGACTACAAAAACCAGTGCAATCGGTGGGAGAGATTGTGCCTGCGGACTGATGGCTAAGTCCTGTTCTACACGAAAAAGCTAAAAAGACGAGAACTTACTCTAAAGACTAAGAAGCTGGTGTTGTCTGAAATGTTGTGGGTCAGTAACGGTGGAGATGGATCCGCATTATGCAGAAGTAGATCTTCCAACTCTGCACAACGGGGTCGAGAAATCGGGGTGGAGCTTGTTATtggagatgttttcttcctaataacTTTTTACCAGAACTATAGACTTGGGCGTGGTTAATGCTGTTTCCCAGAGGAAAAGCGCATGCGGTTCTATGAATGAAGCAGTTACAGATTGTCTTTCCCCAGTGAACATTGGCATCTTCCTCCGCGTGCCCCCTTgtctgcagcaggagaaggctgctgcagaaatggaagCATTGATGGCAAGGATAAGTTCTGTCTGGGCGTGATTTTTCTGAGTTCTTAATGCAGTTACTGCTCATCCCTCTTCTCTGGATGAAGGTGTAGAATGGGATCTcaaaaatgacaaagcaaaaaaaaaacaaaccaccaaaccccagAAAACTCTTTTGTATTTCGGAGCTtgtcctctttttctctccccattttCTTAATAGAAGTGCTTAGACTGAAGAGTTAAGTCTGTCAGTCACTTATTGCCACAGTTGTTGTGTTTGTCTGGTTACTAGGATAGTCCTCTACCCATTCTGAGAACATATCTAGCCCGAGAAAGAGGTAagcaaaaaggcagcaaatggGCACTGGAATAAAACCCATTCACACATTTCAACGTGGTCTGCGTAGTTCAGGATTTGCAGCTGTAATTGTCTACTGTCCTATGGTATTTTGTTGAAGAGGTGTCCTACCAACACGAAGAGTCGAGGATTAGCTGGAAAGTTTATTAACAAGTTACAATCCTTTACATCAGTATTCCAGAGCTATCGAATTACTTGAATAAACTAGAACACTCTTAATTTTATATGGCATATTAAAAGGGGAAGTTACTCTTTAAAGTCCTTCAACTTCGTTTTTCCAGTCggatatttggaaaaaagtgTTCTTAAGAAAATTGTGGAAGTAGACCTATAAAACCTCTCACAATAGCAAGGGCAGATGTATCAGGTCTGGTTCTTTCTATACTCGAACACGTAAAGATCTCATACCCGGCAGGGCTGGTGGTGTAGTGAAGTTGAAGCTTGTTCCTTCTGAACTGAGGTATTTAAAGCAAAGTTCCTGCCGCCTGGGTTAATGAGTGAAACGTGGTTTTCGGGAGGTTTGAGAAGGGTGTGTCTGATTACCGCATTTGGGATCTTAGAGccagttttcttttgctcagTCGCTCAAGTACGAAGGATAAAAACCGTAGTGTTGGAGACTATGTTTTTGGAAGGACGGAAAAAgactatttttcaaatattttactttacatATACCGCCATCACCACTTCGTTTCTCCCCGGCGATGGGAAAAAAGTGGCTATTGTTTAGGGAAAAGCTCGACAGGAGCCGGGCAGGCAGCGCTCGGAAGCGCTCGGTGCCTGCAGTGCCGGGAGGAGGCTGCGGGCGCCGCTGTTGACCGAAGAGGAGCGAGAGGAAGGCCGGAGCGCTGCCGGCAGCCCCGCCCGCTGCGGCCCGGTTCGCTCGAGCGCTCGGTGGTTGTCTCGGCGGTCGGGCGGTCTGCGAGCGTCCCCGGGGTGCGGAGTCGCGCTGCAGCAAAGCGGAGGGGCCAGGAGCGGCGACCCAGACCGGGCGACGGTGCAGAACTTGTACCTGGAGGAGCCGGAGCGGCGGTGGGCTGCGGCGGTGCGGGGCCGGAGGGGCCGCGGAGGAAATGAGCGCTGCGGGAAGGCGCTGGGGCAGGCGGGAGCGAGCGCTGCTGTGGGGTGTCCTGATGGCGGCGTGGGACGCGGCGTGGGGGCAGCTACGCTACTCGGTTCCCGAGGAGCTGCCCCAGGGCTCGTTCGTGAGCGACGTGGCCAAGGacctggggctggagctgccggCGCTCCGCGACCGCGGCGTCCGAGTCGTCTCCGAAGGTAGGACGCAGTATTTCGCCCTGCACGGGAAGACGGGCCATTTGGTGACAGCGGAGAGGATAGACAGGGAGCAGCTGTGCCGACTGGTGGAGAAATGCGTGCTGCGCTGTGAGGTAGTGGTAGATGGGGAAATGCAGGTATACAGAATCGAAGTGGAAATCACGGACATTAACGACAATGCACCCAATTTCCAAGAGGAAGAAACGGAAATGAAAATGAGCGAGACGTTGGCCCCGGGGACGAGGTTTCCCCTCGCCGAGGCTCATGACCCGGACTCTGGCCCCAATTCGCTGCAGCGCTACGAGCTGAGCGGCGACGAGCACTTCTCGCTGGCCGTGCAGGCGGGCCCCGGCGGGGATCAGCGTCCCGAGCTGGTGCTGGCGAAGGCGCTGGACCGCGAGGAGGCGGCGTTTCACGAGCTGGTGCTGAGGGCGAGCGACGGCGGAGAGCCTGCGCGGACGGGCACGGCGCGGATCCGCGTGGCCGTGCTGGACGCCAACGACAACGCGCCCGTGTTCAGCCAGGTGGAGTACCCGGTGCGTGTGCCCGAAGACGTGCCCGTCGGCTCCGTCCTCGTCACCGTCACGGCCGCCGACTCTGACGAAGGTCTGAACGGACACGTGAAATACTCGTTGAAGAGAACGAAGGACACGGCATCGCAGGCATTCCTGCTGGATTCTGAGACGGGAGCGCTCACGCTGCTGCGGAGCCTGGACTTCGAGGAAGGATACTCCTACGAATTGCAAGCGCAGGCACATGATGGTGGAGGACTTTCCGACACGGCACTCGTCACCATTATTGTGACAGACGTCAACGACAATGCTCCAGAGATTTCGGTGCGGTCGGCACTAAACGAGATCTCAGAGGACGCGCCGCCGGGGACGGGGGTGGCGCTGTTGCATGTCCACGACCGGGACTCGGAGGAGAACGGCCAGGTGCGGTGCAGCATTGCCGAGAGCCTCCCGTTCCGGCTGGAGAAGTCCTTTGAGGACTACTACCGCGTGGTGACGTCGGGGGAGCTGGACCGCGAGAAGGTGTCGGAGTACAACGTGACCGTGCGGGCGGTGGACGGCGGGTCGCCGGCGCTGGAGAGCAGCGCGGTGCTGTCGCTGCGGGTGCTGGACGTGAACGACAACGCGCCGGTGTTCGCGGAGGCGCGCTACAGCGCCCGCCTGGCCGAGAACAACGCGGCGGGCGCGCTGGTGCTGACGGTGCGGGCGTGGGACGCGGACTGGGGGCAGAACGCGCGCGTGCGGTACCGGCTGTCGGAGGGGCGGGTGCGGGGCGCGCCGCTCTCGTCGTACGTGTCGGTGCAGGCGGAGACGGGCGCGCTGTACGCGCTGCGCTCCTTCGACTACGAGGAGGTGCGCGAGGTGCGGCTGTGGGTGCGGGCGGAGGACGGCGGCGCGCCGGCGCTGAGCAGCAACGTGTCGGTGCGGCTGGAGATCGTGGACGAGAACGACAACGCGCCGCAGGTGCTGTAcccgccggcggcggcgccgTCGTCCGCGGCGGGCGCGGGCTGGGCGGGCGTGGAGCTGGCGCCGCGGTCGGCGGAGCCCGGGGCGCTGGTGGCCAAGGTGGTGGCGGTGGACGCGGACGCGGGGCAGAACGCGTGGCTGTCGTACGAGCTGGCCAAGGCGACGGAGCCGGGGCTGTTCCGCGTGGGGCTGCACAGCGGCGAGGTGCGCACGGCGCGCTTCCCGCTGGCCCGCGACGCGGCGC
This window contains:
- the LOC115615496 gene encoding protocadherin gamma-B5-like isoform X11; this encodes MAGRQRQMRRPGAERVLLPTLLLCWCCRAAPERLRYAIPEELGRGSLVGPLARDLGLSPAELPTRNLLLSAEKQYFTMSGENGNLYVSERLDREEMCGESASCSVSFEAVVQNPLNVFHVDVAIQDVNDNAPRFPQDSFQLEINELTSPGARFALGMAEDADVGSNSLQGYELEANGYFVVEAKESKDGRKLAELVLRRALDREREQSLRLALTAVDGGDPPRSGTAQLCINVTDANDNAPVFAQERYRVSLREDALPGSTVLNVSASDADAGSNARITYGFGKMPAKVLQKFMVDAESGRITLQESLDFEDTRSYTLLVEARDGGGLLTHCEVEVEVLDVNDNAPEITVLSVSSLVPEDAPAGTVVALVNVKDPDSGENGQVWCELSGEAPLSLVASSGGSYKVVTASLLDREQVSEHRVTVVARDRGSPALSSSTALVLEVSDVNDNAPVFEEAAYSAYVAENNAAGAPVLRVSARDADAGANGRVSYSLAGGSAGGAPYVSVEAQSGAVYAQRSFDYEQCREFAVVVRAQDGGAPARSSTATVHVFVLDRNDNAPRVLWPAAGAVAEPAPFEVVPRSAEAGYLVTKVVAVDADAGRNAWLSYELVQAPESALFRVGLHSGEVRTARAVSERDAAKQRLVAVVKDHGQPALSATATLHVVLAESLQEALPELSERAAGAESAAELQFSLVLALALLSALFLLSVALAVLARGRRAGPPAVLRCLGAQRFSGAGAAFPADFCEGTLPYSYNLCVAPGRAVAEASWPPPPLPILPAEELLGGDTCEKRSPSSSAGAGEPHAEPDPPQQAQPNTDWRFSQTQRPGTSGSQNGEEGGAWPNNQFDTEMLQAMILASANEAADGNSTLGGGMGTMGLSARYGPQFTLQHVPDYRQNVYIPGSTATLTNAAGKRDAKSAGSSGGNKKKSGKKEKK
- the LOC115615496 gene encoding protocadherin gamma-A10-like isoform X16 codes for the protein MSAAGRRWGRRERALLWGVLMAAWDAAWGQLRYSVPEELPQGSFVSDVAKDLGLELPALRDRGVRVVSEGRTQYFALHGKTGHLVTAERIDREQLCRLVEKCVLRCEVVVDGEMQVYRIEVEITDINDNAPNFQEEETEMKMSETLAPGTRFPLAEAHDPDSGPNSLQRYELSGDEHFSLAVQAGPGGDQRPELVLAKALDREEAAFHELVLRASDGGEPARTGTARIRVAVLDANDNAPVFSQVEYPVRVPEDVPVGSVLVTVTAADSDEGLNGHVKYSLKRTKDTASQAFLLDSETGALTLLRSLDFEEGYSYELQAQAHDGGGLSDTALVTIIVTDVNDNAPEISVRSALNEISEDAPPGTGVALLHVHDRDSEENGQVRCSIAESLPFRLEKSFEDYYRVVTSGELDREKVSEYNVTVRAVDGGSPALESSAVLSLRVLDVNDNAPVFAEARYSARLAENNAAGALVLTVRAWDADWGQNARVRYRLSEGRVRGAPLSSYVSVQAETGALYALRSFDYEEVREVRLWVRAEDGGAPALSSNVSVRLEIVDENDNAPQVLYPPAAAPSSAAGAGWAGVELAPRSAEPGALVAKVVAVDADAGQNAWLSYELAKATEPGLFRVGLHSGEVRTARFPLARDAARQSLVVVVKDHGRPALSATATLTVVLAESVAELLSELGSAAAAAPGEPAGSLTRWLVLAVAAVSCLFLAFLLLLLALRLRRWRRSQLLAAAGSAALRGVPASHFVGIDGVRAFLHSYSHEVSLTADSRRSQLRLSAGSCCDTLPSLPPPDEPAPLLGEDSLAALCADPAAAPQAQPNTDWRFSQTQRPGTSGSQNGEEGGAWPNNQFDTEMLQAMILASANEAADGNSTLGGGMGTMGLSARYGPQFTLQHVPDYRQNVYIPGSTATLTNAAGKRDAKSAGSSGGNKKKSGKKEKK